The Lactuca sativa cultivar Salinas chromosome 2, Lsat_Salinas_v11, whole genome shotgun sequence genome includes a window with the following:
- the LOC111879914 gene encoding thaumatin-like protein 1b has translation MAIHHLFFLFLSISLIYGVHSTVFTIKNNCPYTIAPGTLTSTGTPVTTGFELPPQASNSINMTPSWSGRLWARFGCSNNGGRYSCSSGDCGSGQVACNGAGAAPPATLVEFTLADASSTDFYDVSLVDGFNLPVSVVPQGGGCPTTDCPVDINASCPSELVVKDGSGGTIGCKSACLAFNEPQYCCTGAYNTPETCPPTNYSQFFENLCPKAYSYAYDDKSSTFTCPTGPDYLITFCP, from the exons ATGGCGATTCATCATCTCTTCTTCCTTTTCCTATCCATCAGTTTAATTTATG GTGTTCATTCAACGGTCTTCACAATAAAAAACAATTGCCCATACACCATTGCACCAGGCACTTTGACCAGTACTGGAACACCAGTGACAACAGGATTTGAACTGCCACCTCAGGCCTCAAACTCCATTAACATGACACCATCATGGTCTGGTCGACTATGGGCTCGGTTCGGCTGTTCAAATAATGGCGGAAGATACAGTTGCAGCAGCGGAGACTGTGGTTCTGGTCAGGTAGCATGCAACGGTGCTGGTGCAGCCCCACCTGCAACCCTAGTTGAGTTCACCTTAGCAGATGCGAGTTCTACAGACTTTTACGATGTTAGCCTTGTTGATGGTTTTAATCTACCGGTTTCTGTGGTTCCACAAGGCGGGGGTTGTCCAACCACCGATTGTCCTGTTGACATAAACGCTAGCTGCCCATCAGAGTTGGTTGTCAAGGATGGATCCGGTGGCACAATCGGGTGCAAAAGTGCATGTCTGGCGTTTAACGAGCCGCAATATTGTTGCACTGGCGCCTACAATACACCGGAGACATGCCCGCCAACTAATTATTCCCAGTTTTTCGAAAATCTTTGCCCGAAGGCTTATAGTTATGCCTACGACGATAAGTCAAGCACTTTTACGTGCCCTACGGGGCCTGATTATCTCATTACATTCTGCCCTTGA